AGGCGGGTGGCGGTCGTGGTGCGGCCGAACACGGACCGGGTGACCTGACGTTCGGTGATCGTGTCGAGGCTGGAGAGGGCGTCGTCGAGGATGAGGAGCCGGCCGCCGTGGGCGAAGGCGCGGGCCAGGCCGAGACGTTGGGCCTCGCCGCCGGAGTGCGGGGCGTCCGCGCAGGGCGTGGCGTAGCCGTCGGGCAGGCGGCGGACGAAGTCGTCGGCGCAGGCCGTACGGGCGGCCTCCCGGACCCGGGCGGGGGAGGCGAGGCCGAGGGAGACGGTGTCCTCGATCGTCGTGCCCAGCAGGGCCGGGCGGTCGAAGGCCTGGGCTATCGCGGCCCGCAGCTCGGCCCGGGGGAGGGCGGGCAGCGGCACGCCGTCCAGCAGTACCTCGCCGGCGTCCGGGTCGGTGAGCCTGCCCGCCAGCGCGGCCAGGAGTGACTTGCCGGCGCCCGAGCGGCCCACCAGGGCCAGTGTCGTCCCGCCCGGTATCACCAGGTCGACGCCGTCCAGCACCGTACGGTCACCGCGGCGGGCGGTCACGCCGCGCAGTTCGAGCCGTCCCGGGCCCTCCCGTGGCAGGCGGCGGTCGCCGTAGGGGGGAGCCGGTTCCGTCAGGACCTCGCCGAGGCGGGTGGCCGCCGTCCGGGACCGGACCAGGCCGGAGAGCTGTCCGACCAGCACGCCGACGCCGGTGGCGAGCACCGCGTAGCGGGACGCGGCGAGGACGTCGCCCGGCGACAGCCGGTGCCGGGTGAGCAGCAGGCCCGCGACGGCGACGACCGCGAGGTGCAGCAGGGGCGCCACCGCGGTCGCCTGCGCGGCGGCCCGGCCCTGGACCCGCCACATGCGCCGGCCCGCCCGGGACAGTTCGGGCAGCGGCCGCAGGATCCGTGCGGTGTCCCGGGCCGCCGTGCCCGCCGCGCGGATCGTGCGGGCCCCGCCGACCGCCTCCGTGAGCGCGGCCGCGATCCGCCCTTGTGCCCGCTGGTAGTCCGCCACGCACGCCGAGGTGTCCCGGGCGAGGGACCGCAGCAGGAGCGTCAGGACCGGCGCACCGGTCAGGAGGACGACCGCGAGCCACGGATCGATGAGGGCCAGCGCCGCCACGGCGCCGACCGGCCCGGCGAGCGCGGCCAGCAGCGCGGCGCGGGCGCCGGGCGCCGTACCGGCCTGGGCGGCGCTGCCGACGACCCGCGCGACGAGGTCCCCGGCGCCGAAACGGGCCGTGGCGCGCGGGCCCACGGCCAGGACGTGGCCGGTGACCCGGCGGCGCAGGAAGGCGGTGGTCCGGGCGTCG
The sequence above is a segment of the Streptomyces asoensis genome. Coding sequences within it:
- a CDS encoding ABC transporter ATP-binding protein, yielding MPMDRTTGELLGAATRHSGPRCVALGLVSVAATGAALLLPAALGRALDLLLTHSPATRWVLCCAALALLLTLFDACETVLGGTLDARTTAFLRRRVTGHVLAVGPRATARFGAGDLVARVVGSAAQAGTAPGARAALLAALAGPVGAVAALALIDPWLAVVLLTGAPVLTLLLRSLARDTSACVADYQRAQGRIAAALTEAVGGARTIRAAGTAARDTARILRPLPELSRAGRRMWRVQGRAAAQATAVAPLLHLAVVAVAGLLLTRHRLSPGDVLAASRYAVLATGVGVLVGQLSGLVRSRTAATRLGEVLTEPAPPYGDRRLPREGPGRLELRGVTARRGDRTVLDGVDLVIPGGTTLALVGRSGAGKSLLAALAGRLTDPDAGEVLLDGVPLPALPRAELRAAIAQAFDRPALLGTTIEDTVSLGLASPARVREAARTACADDFVRRLPDGYATPCADAPHSGGEAQRLGLARAFAHGGRLLILDDALSSLDTITERQVTRSVFGRTTTATRLVVAHRASTAARADTVAWLDGGRVRAVGTHEQLWRTAGYRAVFGTAEKAGADAQAGARTEAEAGPEAPR